One Glycine max cultivar Williams 82 chromosome 3, Glycine_max_v4.0, whole genome shotgun sequence DNA window includes the following coding sequences:
- the LOC102670087 gene encoding NAP1-related protein 2 produces MSHPALCELLNVEDQKIFKYLGSHDVEDNKDVKSGYSITFNFNPNPYFQNTKLTKTFTFLEEGTTKITATPIKWKEGKGLPNGLDHDKNGNKRVVLISGFDESHGHAALGFLLFDIVDVPLSCLLPSCLLCGMWFMRDGH; encoded by the exons ATGAGTCATCCTGCCCTTTGTGAACTTCTGAACGTAGAGGATCAAAAG ATATTTAAGTATTTGGGTTCTCATGATGTTGAAGATAATAAAGATGTCAAATCAGGCTACTCAATCACCTTT AATTTCAATCCCAATCCCTATTTTCAGAATACAAAGCTTACAAAGACTTTTACCTTCCTTGAAGAAGGAACAACAAAGATAACTGCTACCCCCATAAAATGGAAAGAGGGCAAG GGATTACCCAATGGACTTGATCATGACAAGAATGGGAACAAGCGGGTCGTATTGATATCAGGTT TTGATGAAAGTCATGGTCATGCTGCATTAGGTTTCCTTCTATTTGACATAGTTGATGTGCCATTGTCTTGTCTTCTGCCCTCATGTTTGCTTTGTGGTATG TGGTTCATGAGGGATGGGCATTGA
- the LOC100801499 gene encoding phosphoglucomutase, cytoplasmic codes for MGLGKSEPQDEPPEFGAASDGDADRNMVLGKRSMPTSAALDVVAKHLNLKFFEVPTGWKFFGNLMDARLCSVCGEESFGTGSGRIREKDGIWEVLAWLSILAYKNKDKLEDKLVTVEDIVRQHWATYGRHYYNQYDYENVDAGAAKELMAYLVKLQSSLSEVDQYVNFSTLTIEAIWFTQLRKES; via the exons ATGGGATTGGGCAAATCTGAACCCCAAGATGAGCCCCCAGAGTTTGGTGCTGCTTCTGATGGTGATGCAGATCGCAATATGGTTCTTGGTAAAAG GAGCATGCCAACCTCTGCTGCCCTGGATGTTGTTGCCAAACatctgaatttgaaattttttgag GTCCCCACGGGTTGGAAGTTCTTTGGTAATTTAATGGATGCTAGATTATGTTCAGTCTGTGGTGAAGAAAGTTTTGGGACTG GTTCTGGCCGTATTCGTGAGAAAGATGGAATCTGGGAAGTTTTGGCCTGGCTATCTATACttgcatataaaaataaagataaacttGAAGACAAGCTTGTCACTGTTGAAGACATAGTTCGTCAGCATTGGGCTACTTATGGGCGCCATTATTATAATCAATATGACTATGAA aaCGTGGATGCAGGTGCAGCAAAGGAACTAATGGCATATTTGGTCAAGCTGCAGTCCTCACTTTCAGAAGTCGATCAGTATGTTAATTTTAGTACACTAACAATAGAAGCTATTTGGTTCACTCAATTAAGAAAAGAATCTTAA